A genome region from Methanococcoides burtonii DSM 6242 includes the following:
- a CDS encoding uL15m family ribosomal protein, translated as MTSRKCNTKKFRGSRTCGGGTTKNRRGAGNRGGRGRSGENKHHFTRALQLGYIRGSERGFSRPLKAIHDVSVVNVGELDELADQLVEDGFAKLEAGAYVMDLADLEIEKVLGTGKVTKNMVVTACNFSEVARGKIETAGGSCVELKE; from the coding sequence ATGACTAGCAGAAAATGCAACACAAAGAAGTTCAGGGGTTCCCGTACATGTGGTGGCGGAACTACAAAGAACCGGCGCGGTGCAGGTAACCGTGGTGGCCGTGGTAGATCTGGTGAAAACAAACACCACTTCACAAGGGCTCTTCAGCTCGGTTACATACGTGGGAGCGAACGTGGTTTTTCTCGTCCATTAAAGGCGATACATGATGTTTCTGTCGTGAATGTAGGCGAACTTGATGAACTTGCAGATCAGCTCGTAGAAGATGGCTTTGCAAAGCTTGAAGCTGGAGCATATGTCATGGACCTTGCAGATCTGGAAATTGAAAAAGTTCTTGGTACCGGAAAAGTAACAAAGAATATGGTTGTTACTGCATGCAATTTCTCAGAAGTTGCAAGGGGCAAGATCGAAACTGCAGGTGGATCCTGCGTAGAACTTAAAGAGTAA
- the secY gene encoding preprotein translocase subunit SecY, translated as MSLRESLEPIFNRLPAVASPEGHVHFKNKLMWTLGILVLYFALANIPLFGLSSDSIDLFEQYRAFFAGASGSLMLLGIGPIVTASIVLQLLVGADVIKLNMSDPADQAFFQGAQKFMVFVMIILEALPQIVGGYIQPDAGVASALGVGLGAVTAIIFIQICIGGVLILFMDEIVSKWGIGSGVGLFIVAGVSQQIVTGLFNWGLDTTGLPIGILPKWIYIVQNVGLDYIATSEGVMFLLIRGGILALISTVAIFLMVVFVESTRIEIPLAHSAVRGARGRFPVKLIYASVLPMILVRALQANLQMIGLLLSGRGINVLGEYYGSTPINGIMYYISPINSPYDWIPSLVRETFTGYGAPVPSMWQVGLHVFVDAFFLIAGGIIFALFWIETTGMGAKPTAQKVFNSGMQIPGFRRNVGSIEKVMLRYIPKVTIIGGAFIGVLTLLASLLGTIGGAGGTGLLLTVSIVYRLYEDIASEQMMEMHPMVRSFFGQE; from the coding sequence ATGAGTCTAAGGGAGAGTTTGGAACCGATTTTTAATAGATTGCCCGCCGTAGCTAGTCCGGAAGGGCATGTGCATTTTAAAAACAAGTTAATGTGGACTCTTGGAATACTTGTGCTTTATTTCGCTCTGGCGAATATTCCACTGTTTGGTCTTTCAAGTGATTCTATTGACCTGTTCGAACAATATCGTGCTTTCTTCGCAGGAGCATCTGGTTCTTTGATGCTGTTGGGTATAGGTCCTATTGTTACCGCATCTATCGTACTTCAGCTTCTTGTTGGTGCTGATGTTATCAAACTCAATATGTCCGATCCTGCAGACCAGGCATTCTTCCAGGGTGCACAGAAATTTATGGTCTTTGTCATGATTATTCTTGAAGCTCTGCCACAGATAGTTGGTGGTTATATCCAGCCTGATGCTGGTGTAGCATCAGCACTTGGAGTAGGGCTCGGAGCCGTTACTGCGATCATCTTTATCCAGATCTGTATTGGTGGAGTTCTTATCCTCTTTATGGATGAGATCGTTTCAAAATGGGGAATTGGTTCCGGTGTAGGACTTTTCATCGTGGCCGGTGTTTCCCAGCAGATCGTAACAGGTCTGTTCAATTGGGGTCTTGACACTACGGGTCTTCCAATTGGTATCCTTCCGAAATGGATATACATAGTCCAGAATGTGGGGTTGGATTACATCGCGACCAGTGAAGGCGTAATGTTCCTGCTCATTAGAGGTGGGATACTTGCACTGATCAGTACAGTAGCTATATTCCTAATGGTCGTGTTCGTGGAGAGTACTCGTATCGAGATACCTCTTGCACATAGTGCAGTGAGAGGTGCTAGAGGCAGATTCCCCGTAAAACTTATATATGCTTCAGTTCTTCCGATGATCCTTGTAAGGGCACTTCAGGCAAACCTTCAGATGATAGGTCTGCTGCTTTCAGGACGTGGTATCAACGTACTTGGTGAATATTATGGTTCAACGCCTATCAACGGCATCATGTATTATATTTCACCGATTAACAGTCCTTATGACTGGATCCCATCACTCGTGAGGGAAACGTTCACTGGATATGGTGCTCCTGTTCCATCAATGTGGCAGGTCGGGTTGCATGTGTTCGTTGATGCGTTCTTCTTGATCGCAGGTGGTATCATATTCGCTCTGTTCTGGATCGAAACGACCGGAATGGGTGCAAAACCAACGGCTCAAAAGGTATTCAATTCAGGTATGCAGATCCCAGGTTTCAGGCGTAATGTCGGAAGTATCGAGAAAGTAATGCTCAGGTACATCCCGAAGGTCACTATCATTGGTGGTGCTTTCATTGGTGTACTGACACTTCTGGCAAGTTTGCTCGGTACCATTGGTGGTGCTGGAGGTACTGGATTGTTGCTTACAGTAAGTATTGTGTATCGCCTGTATGAGGACATTGCATCTGAACAGATGATGGAAATGCATCCAATGGTCAGATCATTCTTCGGACAGGAATAA
- a CDS encoding adenylate kinase yields MNVVLFGPPGAGKGTQAKELDKHYQIPHISTGDILRANVRDGTKLGKEAKGYMDKGELVPDEVLIGVIKNRLAESDCKPGYLLDGYPRTTPQADALSSILVEIGMPLEVVLNIDVADEELVTRLCGRYVCTCGESYHMKFNPPKKENVCDACGADLYQRDDDKEDVIRQRLDSYKEKTQPLISYYGEKGLLVDIDGTGAIDRIFSDICKTLDQYK; encoded by the coding sequence ATGAATGTTGTATTGTTTGGTCCACCGGGTGCAGGAAAAGGCACCCAGGCCAAAGAACTTGATAAGCATTATCAGATCCCTCACATATCTACCGGTGATATCCTGAGGGCTAATGTGCGCGATGGTACTAAACTTGGTAAAGAAGCAAAGGGCTATATGGATAAAGGCGAACTGGTTCCTGATGAGGTGCTTATTGGTGTCATAAAGAACCGTCTGGCTGAATCTGATTGTAAGCCTGGCTATCTTCTTGATGGGTATCCAAGGACAACTCCTCAGGCAGATGCTTTATCTTCGATTCTTGTGGAGATCGGCATGCCTTTAGAGGTCGTACTGAATATAGATGTTGCTGATGAGGAACTTGTCACCCGCCTTTGTGGCAGGTACGTGTGTACGTGTGGTGAAAGCTATCATATGAAGTTCAACCCTCCTAAAAAGGAGAATGTTTGTGATGCATGTGGTGCGGATCTTTACCAGCGTGACGATGACAAGGAAGATGTTATCAGGCAGAGGCTTGATTCATACAAGGAAAAGACACAACCTCTCATAAGCTATTATGGTGAGAAAGGTCTTCTTGTGGACATCGATGGTACTGGTGCAATAGATCGGATATTTTCGGATATCTGTAAAACCCTTGATCAGTACAAATAA